A region from the Methanofollis liminatans DSM 4140 genome encodes:
- a CDS encoding methanogenesis marker 7 protein, with amino-acid sequence MIFVPITYKGGVYRHDEIVDLIEDLGGYIVQKHMIAQDVVLQCLVPKDDVELIRTIGRPLGGEVIVAPLVGTEIAVVSPSLEIHHLPHSSCDVAEYLRRAGAKTNMVGLARGFGKRIANLNVEERDTINEHDLVVYVLGNFEVCIEEKFPALRRGVHIPIVVTGAPSTEALRRVIDPPVEGYVGNMGRCMHRTKKPEELATLDAMVDEVSRVLDEKRVEIAKDPLSVSPARLMKVIEEKVEAVHMVNHPTPVTVQIAGLRVKIPYEIYAPEIRALEIENGVTVGDVAEVLPSKMRNYIWLRIKPFSETNIMV; translated from the coding sequence ATGATCTTTGTCCCCATCACCTACAAGGGCGGGGTCTACCGCCATGACGAGATCGTCGACCTCATCGAGGATCTCGGGGGCTATATCGTCCAGAAACACATGATCGCCCAGGATGTCGTTCTCCAGTGCCTGGTGCCGAAGGACGACGTCGAGTTGATCCGCACGATCGGTCGCCCCCTGGGCGGCGAGGTGATCGTCGCCCCGCTCGTCGGCACCGAGATCGCCGTCGTCTCGCCCTCCCTGGAGATCCATCATCTCCCGCACTCCTCCTGCGACGTGGCCGAGTACCTCAGGAGGGCCGGGGCGAAGACGAACATGGTCGGGCTGGCGCGGGGGTTCGGCAAACGCATTGCAAACCTCAATGTCGAAGAGCGGGACACGATCAACGAGCACGACCTCGTCGTCTATGTGCTCGGCAATTTTGAGGTCTGCATCGAGGAGAAGTTTCCGGCGCTCCGCCGGGGCGTCCACATCCCGATCGTGGTCACCGGCGCCCCGTCGACCGAAGCCCTCAGGCGGGTCATCGATCCCCCGGTGGAGGGGTATGTCGGGAATATGGGGCGGTGCATGCACCGGACGAAAAAGCCCGAGGAACTCGCCACCCTGGACGCGATGGTCGATGAAGTCTCCCGGGTGCTCGACGAGAAACGAGTGGAAATCGCCAAAGATCCCCTTTCGGTCTCGCCGGCGCGGTTGATGAAGGTGATCGAGGAGAAGGTGGAGGCGGTCCACATGGTCAACCACCCGACGCCGGTGACGGTCCAGATCGCCGGCCTGCGGGTGAAGATCCCGTACGAGATCTATGCCCCCGAGATCCGCGCCCTCGAGATCGAAAACGGCGTTACGGTGGGCGACGTCGCCGAAGTGCTCCCTTCAAAGATGCGCAACTACATATGGCTCAGGATAAAACCCTTCTCTGAAACCAATATCATGGTGTAA
- a CDS encoding carboxymuconolactone decarboxylase family protein, with protein MNFEEKLATILKEGTGTVSARWLREIEEEFGRAPLIQTRMGERPEVLVSHLLYRDAIFETSHLDPKYIELISLAVGAALKCRHCVDYHMQAAMAKGATRDEVLEVILIAGLASNASVLADAYRVMDETKTDEPCISCDIQGTNGVSKDDSGA; from the coding sequence ATGAACTTTGAAGAGAAACTCGCCACCATTCTGAAGGAGGGCACCGGCACGGTCTCGGCCCGCTGGCTCAGGGAGATCGAGGAGGAGTTCGGCCGCGCACCCCTGATCCAGACACGGATGGGGGAGCGGCCCGAGGTGCTCGTCTCCCATCTCCTCTACCGGGATGCGATTTTTGAGACGAGCCACCTCGACCCGAAATATATCGAGCTGATCAGCCTCGCGGTGGGCGCCGCCCTGAAGTGCCGCCACTGCGTGGACTACCATATGCAGGCGGCGATGGCGAAAGGGGCGACCAGGGACGAGGTCCTCGAGGTGATCCTGATCGCGGGCCTCGCCTCCAACGCCTCGGTGCTCGCCGACGCCTACCGGGTGATGGACGAGACGAAAACGGACGAGCCCTGCATCTCCTGCGATATCCAGGGGACGAACGGCGTTTCAAAGGACGATAGCGGCGCCTGA
- a CDS encoding HAD family hydrolase translates to MGIPDNVQAVFFDCYNTLIEIGTDEDDPLTWQMLSSWLSYQGVAIGARDLMHEYRRTCREQAVRRGESYPEIDVEAVFVQICRDHRLWDLDARRVGRRAARTFRAASVRRKRVFPESLRLLEHLRGLPLGIVSNGQRVFSEHELRHLGLRGYFDVLVFSSDLGFKKPDPRIFVYALEKLGVDPENALFIGDSYRNDILAPRAIGMHSMFIRDAWGLPDRS, encoded by the coding sequence ATGGGTATTCCTGACAACGTCCAGGCCGTATTCTTTGACTGCTACAACACCCTGATCGAGATTGGCACCGACGAGGACGACCCGCTGACCTGGCAGATGCTGAGTTCGTGGCTGTCCTATCAGGGCGTCGCGATCGGAGCGCGGGACCTGATGCACGAGTACAGGCGGACCTGCCGCGAGCAGGCCGTGAGACGGGGAGAATCATACCCCGAGATCGATGTGGAGGCGGTCTTTGTCCAGATCTGCCGGGACCATCGCCTCTGGGATCTCGATGCGCGCCGGGTCGGCCGCCGGGCTGCACGGACCTTCCGGGCGGCGTCGGTACGGAGAAAAAGGGTTTTTCCCGAGAGCCTGCGTCTGCTCGAGCACCTCAGGGGCCTGCCGCTGGGCATCGTCTCCAACGGCCAGCGGGTCTTCTCCGAGCACGAACTCCGCCACCTCGGTCTCAGGGGGTATTTCGACGTGCTCGTCTTCTCCTCAGACCTCGGGTTCAAGAAGCCCGACCCCAGGATTTTTGTGTATGCCCTGGAGAAACTCGGGGTCGATCCGGAAAACGCCCTGTTCATCGGGGACTCGTACCGAAACGACATCCTGGCCCCGCGGGCAATCGGGATGCACTCGATGTTTATCAGGGATGCCTGGGGCCTGCCTGATCGTTCGTGA
- a CDS encoding glycoside hydrolase family 57 protein produces MAGICLGFEVHQPFRLNPSFRPEAAKGRRDLKNHYFDPGNRAILRRVAERCYVPATGLLIDALDEGLRCSFSLSGVLVEQLEAWCPEALSLFVEAGSHRNAEVLAQTYYHSLAGFFADRDELAAQIGMHADLMAELFGRRPRVAENTEFSLDPGIAAAIRDLGFSAVYTEGADRILLGRTPNETYTCEGMPVLLRNCPLSDDIAFRFSWKGWDKQPLTAGKYAAWIAGSPGRCAHVFVDFETFGEHQPAGSGIFGFLSALPAALDRAGVACVLPSEAAAHPPAGRIEIPDPVSWADLEKDTSAWLGNHLQRSAFFALEHSPARTMRPELWRYLGTSDHFYYLASKDGSCGEVHRHFCPNGRFESYEAFMQVLSHLERRCLPRAKHSLVSLPADRAFHFSFPDGTYAGWSAHSLREFEEALDQAPAAAVDRHLARGDFARWIEGSFGERRLAREVAACETVDAVKKAVRERRCRLCAR; encoded by the coding sequence ATGGCAGGTATCTGTCTGGGATTCGAGGTGCATCAACCGTTCCGCCTGAACCCTTCGTTCAGGCCTGAGGCGGCGAAAGGGCGGCGGGACCTGAAGAACCACTACTTCGACCCGGGGAACCGGGCGATCCTGAGAAGGGTGGCCGAACGCTGCTACGTCCCGGCCACAGGGCTGCTCATCGACGCCCTCGACGAGGGGCTGCGGTGTTCGTTCTCGCTTTCGGGCGTGCTCGTCGAGCAGCTCGAAGCGTGGTGCCCCGAGGCCCTCTCCCTCTTTGTCGAGGCGGGCTCCCACCGGAATGCCGAGGTGCTCGCCCAGACCTATTACCACAGCCTTGCCGGCTTTTTTGCCGACCGGGACGAACTCGCCGCTCAGATCGGGATGCACGCCGATCTGATGGCCGAGCTCTTCGGCCGGCGGCCCCGCGTGGCCGAGAACACCGAGTTCTCTCTCGACCCGGGCATCGCCGCCGCCATCAGGGACCTCGGCTTCTCGGCCGTCTACACCGAGGGGGCCGACCGCATCCTCCTGGGAAGGACGCCGAACGAGACCTACACCTGCGAGGGCATGCCGGTGCTCCTCCGCAACTGCCCGCTCTCAGACGACATCGCCTTCAGGTTTTCATGGAAGGGGTGGGACAAACAGCCCCTGACCGCCGGGAAGTACGCCGCCTGGATCGCCGGATCGCCTGGCCGGTGCGCCCACGTCTTCGTGGACTTCGAGACCTTCGGCGAGCACCAGCCCGCGGGGAGCGGGATCTTCGGCTTTCTCTCAGCCCTGCCCGCCGCTCTCGACAGGGCCGGGGTTGCGTGTGTTCTTCCCTCGGAAGCGGCGGCGCACCCGCCGGCAGGAAGGATCGAGATCCCTGATCCGGTCTCATGGGCCGACCTGGAAAAGGACACCTCGGCATGGCTCGGCAACCACCTCCAGAGGAGCGCCTTTTTCGCCCTCGAGCACTCGCCGGCCCGCACGATGCGCCCGGAACTCTGGCGGTACCTCGGCACGAGCGACCACTTCTATTATCTTGCCTCGAAGGACGGGTCCTGCGGCGAGGTCCACCGGCACTTTTGCCCGAACGGCAGGTTCGAGTCCTACGAGGCCTTCATGCAGGTCCTCTCCCACCTCGAACGGCGCTGCCTCCCGAGAGCGAAACACTCCCTCGTCTCGCTCCCGGCGGACCGGGCCTTCCACTTCTCCTTCCCGGACGGCACCTATGCCGGGTGGTCGGCCCACAGCCTCCGCGAGTTCGAGGAGGCGCTCGATCAGGCGCCTGCGGCCGCGGTGGACCGCCACCTTGCCCGCGGCGACTTCGCACGCTGGATCGAGGGATCGTTTGGCGAACGCCGGCTTGCCCGGGAGGTCGCGGCCTGCGAGACGGTCGATGCGGTGAAGAAGGCGGTGCGGGAACGGAGGTGCAGGCTGTGCGCCCGCTGA
- a CDS encoding glycosyltransferase family 4 protein, translating to MRPLKIAFFCWESLHAVRVGGLAPAATCLAEALARRGHEIHFFTRGPGPDERNGVRYHYCSPQGGNIVDYCRDLSLQAAALFRGEDSPPFDILHFHDWHFVEALHLFRDRKTVLSFHSTEYGRNGNQRGGWWEFGEISGKEWYGAYIAKRVAAVSRTLRQEVMGLYNVPDWKIDAVPNGIDPDRYYMPVDAGAVKEEYGVHPYAPLVFFGGRLAYQKGPDLLLRAVPAVLKNRWDAHFLFAGEGDMHGVLSRRAGGMPVRLLGYLDEPAYIRLMNAADIVAIPSRNEPFGLVLTEAWSAGRCVVASDVGGLSENIDQFVNGVKVQPSAKGIADGINAVIGDHGLCCALGRRGREKVEREFRWEAVAGAMERLYEQVL from the coding sequence GTGCGCCCGCTGAAGATCGCCTTCTTCTGCTGGGAGTCGCTCCATGCGGTGCGGGTCGGCGGCCTTGCCCCGGCCGCCACCTGTCTTGCCGAGGCCCTCGCCCGCCGCGGCCACGAGATCCACTTCTTCACCCGCGGCCCGGGCCCTGACGAGAGAAACGGCGTGCGCTATCACTACTGCAGCCCGCAGGGAGGAAACATCGTCGATTACTGCCGTGACCTCTCTCTCCAGGCCGCCGCCCTCTTCAGGGGGGAGGACTCGCCGCCCTTCGATATCCTGCACTTTCACGACTGGCACTTTGTGGAGGCGCTCCACCTCTTCCGGGACCGAAAGACAGTGCTCTCCTTTCACTCGACCGAATACGGCCGGAACGGCAACCAGAGAGGGGGATGGTGGGAGTTCGGCGAGATCTCCGGGAAAGAGTGGTATGGCGCCTATATTGCAAAGCGGGTCGCGGCGGTCTCCCGCACCCTCAGGCAGGAGGTGATGGGTCTCTACAATGTCCCTGACTGGAAGATCGACGCCGTCCCGAACGGTATCGATCCCGACCGCTATTATATGCCGGTCGATGCCGGGGCGGTGAAAGAGGAGTACGGCGTCCACCCGTACGCCCCGCTCGTCTTCTTCGGCGGGCGTCTCGCCTACCAGAAAGGTCCCGACCTCCTCCTCAGGGCGGTGCCCGCCGTCCTGAAAAATCGCTGGGACGCTCACTTTCTCTTTGCCGGGGAGGGGGACATGCACGGCGTGCTCTCCCGCCGCGCCGGGGGGATGCCGGTGCGCCTTCTCGGCTATCTCGACGAGCCCGCCTATATCAGGCTCATGAACGCCGCCGATATCGTCGCCATCCCGAGCAGGAACGAACCTTTCGGGCTGGTCCTCACCGAGGCGTGGAGCGCCGGCCGCTGCGTTGTCGCTTCAGACGTCGGCGGCCTCTCCGAGAACATCGACCAGTTTGTCAACGGCGTGAAGGTGCAGCCGTCCGCGAAAGGGATCGCCGACGGGATCAACGCGGTCATCGGCGATCACGGGCTCTGCTGCGCCCTCGGCAGGCGCGGCCGGGAGAAGGTGGAGCGCGAGTTCCGCTGGGAGGCGGTCGCCGGCGCGATGGAGCGCCTCTATGAACAGGTGCTCTGA
- a CDS encoding glycosyltransferase family 4 protein — MRIAYFLDEFPPFFRGGLGTYALEVAPRLAAAGHALSVYAWLSEGTAAEEIGGAITVRRPAIPDPRPLLPILLPQEVAGWPPDSQRFFAEYQFFSILSAGDLLERGMGHDLAVAHDWLAAPAGMLAAASLNIPFVLHVHSTEAGRSAGGGSPTIRALEARAAERADVVVTVSRAMQDELVSLGVPREKIRVVYNGVDPAKYDPGRVLEADVRAFRERLGLGDDPVILFVGRLTRVKGADTLVRAFQYVLQDVPEARLVVIGVGETEDEVRHLAEMKGGGRVHLLFSVLPEEERIIAYAAADLCVFPSNYEPFGIVCTEAMAMAKPVVVGAQGTSGMREQVVPSGPGICGFHIDPYDPRDIAIYISLILRDAALRETMGRNGRARVLALFTWEGAVEATLAAYEEACQRRGG, encoded by the coding sequence ATGCGGATCGCCTATTTTCTCGATGAGTTCCCGCCGTTTTTCAGGGGGGGGCTCGGCACCTATGCCCTGGAGGTTGCGCCGCGGCTCGCGGCGGCAGGTCACGCCCTGAGCGTCTACGCCTGGTTGAGCGAGGGCACGGCGGCCGAAGAGATCGGGGGGGCGATCACGGTCAGGAGACCGGCGATCCCTGACCCGCGCCCCCTCCTCCCGATCCTCCTCCCGCAGGAGGTGGCGGGCTGGCCGCCTGACTCGCAGCGGTTCTTTGCCGAATACCAGTTCTTCTCGATCCTCTCCGCCGGCGACCTCCTCGAGCGGGGCATGGGTCACGACCTCGCCGTCGCCCACGACTGGCTCGCGGCCCCGGCCGGCATGCTCGCCGCGGCGAGTCTGAATATCCCGTTTGTGCTTCACGTCCACTCCACCGAGGCCGGGCGGTCGGCTGGCGGGGGGTCGCCGACGATCAGGGCGTTAGAGGCGCGGGCTGCGGAGCGTGCGGATGTCGTCGTCACCGTGAGCCGGGCGATGCAGGACGAACTCGTCTCCCTGGGCGTTCCCCGGGAAAAGATCCGGGTGGTCTACAACGGGGTCGACCCGGCGAAGTACGATCCCGGCCGCGTTTTGGAGGCTGACGTCAGGGCGTTCCGGGAGCGCCTGGGCCTGGGCGACGACCCGGTGATCCTTTTTGTCGGGAGGCTGACCAGGGTGAAGGGCGCCGACACCCTGGTCAGGGCCTTCCAGTACGTCCTCCAGGACGTCCCGGAGGCGCGCCTCGTCGTGATCGGGGTCGGCGAGACAGAGGACGAGGTGCGCCACCTCGCGGAGATGAAAGGGGGGGGGAGAGTTCACCTGCTCTTCTCGGTGCTCCCTGAGGAGGAGCGGATAATCGCCTATGCTGCCGCCGACCTCTGCGTCTTTCCCTCGAACTACGAGCCCTTCGGCATCGTCTGCACCGAAGCGATGGCGATGGCGAAACCGGTCGTCGTCGGGGCGCAGGGCACCTCGGGGATGCGCGAGCAGGTCGTCCCCTCGGGGCCGGGGATCTGCGGTTTTCATATCGACCCGTACGATCCCCGGGACATCGCCATCTATATCTCCCTGATCCTGCGGGACGCCGCTCTCAGGGAGACGATGGGCAGGAACGGGAGGGCGCGGGTGCTCGCACTGTTCACCTGGGAAGGCGCCGTCGAGGCGACGCTGGCGGCGTACGAGGAGGCGTGCCAACGGAGGGGCGGATGA
- a CDS encoding amylo-alpha-1,6-glucosidase, with translation MIAFGPEVRDRRFARRKEFLLVCNGAWSSSSLAGNTRKYHGLLVAGGRVLLASLDEHLNGEPLTPAAYAGGTDERGLARLYGVCLDPDPVFSYAAGGASLRKRISFDGALTVRYDLAGPGEVRVVPLVADRGIHETRTAYDLTATPIPGGVRIGPLTLRSEEMAFTPAPCLYRDLLYEEDRERGYAHQEHLYAPGAFTAAGEDCTFTLTAEAAGVPRSAARPGRGDWLEQAADSFLCGDEILAGYHWFAEGWGRDTFVSLPGLLLSRGSYAEARRVFARYAGRLKGGLIPNRMPDDYASSDAPLWFLHALERYRACSRDDRFVASMRPHIEAILREYPESAVAHLDGGLIAVAPRSTWMDTPHTPRAGKPVEVNALWIAALKFAESLGIEGPVPAYTAENAFARFWNQDRGCFFDLLDPADPAVRPNQAIALALGLAPPEEGRRALGVIREELLTPFGLRTLSPRERGYAGRFAGDATYHNGTVWPWLLPFYIDALRIYAPGADPAVLLAPLFAHLADAGLGTVSECFDGDPPHRPRGCISQAWSVAGVLRGYRGPPSGGDAGAA, from the coding sequence ATGATCGCTTTCGGGCCCGAAGTGCGGGACCGGAGGTTCGCACGGCGAAAAGAGTTCCTGCTCGTCTGCAACGGGGCGTGGTCCTCCTCCTCCCTTGCCGGGAACACCCGGAAATATCACGGTCTGCTGGTGGCCGGGGGCCGCGTCCTCCTCGCCTCGCTGGACGAGCACCTCAACGGCGAGCCCCTCACCCCGGCGGCCTACGCCGGCGGGACCGACGAGCGCGGTCTCGCCCGCCTGTACGGCGTTTGCCTGGATCCCGATCCCGTGTTTTCCTATGCGGCAGGCGGCGCCTCCCTCAGAAAACGCATCTCGTTCGACGGCGCCCTCACGGTCAGGTACGATCTCGCCGGGCCTGGCGAGGTGCGGGTCGTCCCGCTCGTCGCCGACCGGGGGATCCACGAGACCAGAACGGCGTACGACCTCACGGCGACGCCTATCCCCGGCGGGGTTCGGATCGGGCCGCTCACCCTGCGGTCGGAGGAGATGGCCTTCACCCCGGCGCCCTGCCTCTACCGCGACCTCCTCTACGAGGAGGACAGGGAGCGGGGGTATGCGCACCAGGAACACCTCTACGCGCCGGGCGCGTTCACCGCCGCCGGCGAGGACTGCACCTTCACCCTCACCGCCGAGGCCGCCGGCGTGCCCCGCTCTGCCGCACGGCCCGGTCGGGGAGACTGGCTCGAACAGGCCGCGGATTCGTTTCTCTGCGGCGACGAGATCCTGGCCGGCTATCACTGGTTTGCCGAAGGCTGGGGGCGGGACACCTTCGTATCGCTCCCCGGCCTCCTCCTCTCGCGGGGGAGCTATGCAGAGGCCCGCCGGGTCTTTGCCCGCTATGCCGGAAGGTTGAAGGGCGGCCTCATCCCGAACCGGATGCCCGACGACTACGCCTCAAGCGACGCCCCGCTCTGGTTTCTCCATGCCCTCGAACGCTACCGCGCCTGCTCCCGTGACGACCGGTTTGTGGCGTCCATGAGGCCGCATATCGAGGCGATCCTCCGGGAGTATCCCGAAAGCGCCGTGGCGCATCTCGACGGCGGTCTCATCGCCGTTGCGCCGCGGAGCACCTGGATGGACACGCCCCATACCCCGCGGGCCGGAAAACCGGTGGAGGTGAACGCCCTCTGGATCGCCGCCCTCAAGTTCGCCGAATCCCTCGGGATCGAGGGGCCGGTGCCGGCGTATACGGCAGAGAACGCCTTCGCCCGGTTCTGGAACCAGGATAGGGGTTGTTTCTTCGACCTCCTCGACCCGGCCGATCCTGCAGTCCGCCCGAACCAGGCGATCGCCCTCGCCCTCGGGCTCGCGCCGCCCGAAGAGGGGCGCCGTGCCCTCGGCGTGATCCGGGAGGAACTGCTCACGCCCTTCGGGCTGCGCACCCTCTCGCCGCGCGAGCGCGGCTATGCCGGCCGGTTCGCAGGCGACGCCACCTACCACAACGGCACGGTCTGGCCGTGGCTCCTCCCCTTTTACATCGACGCCCTGCGCATCTACGCACCGGGCGCCGACCCCGCCGTCCTGCTCGCCCCGCTCTTTGCCCACCTTGCCGACGCCGGCCTCGGCACCGTCTCGGAGTGCTTCGACGGCGACCCGCCGCACCGCCCCCGCGGCTGCATCTCCCAGGCCTGGAGCGTCGCCGGGGTGTTGCGGGGATACCGCGGCCCGCCCTCGGGGGGTGACGCCGGTGCGGCATGA
- a CDS encoding phosphotransferase, with the protein MRHERHLATLHQGDPFRDWLVSVLDGRLPDPSAPAEVSLIRPASHTVCRYRFAGGPAVVAKFFAEPTGANHCYDPEKAMKSEFRLLRRAGKVVRVAEPLAMRREFNCVLVTAFVPGTPLSACLGDDPALYGRLTGVATLLRRLHDLESSRYRKEREFSNVHDVLDQNRLSGEEREYFNRLLGEWWHSGALDRDRGCMIHRDATPANYLFTNDGVVAIDFESAWTDAHPAHDPGIFCAEMKFAFRRRCGNPDAAEPYIGHFLWNYARSPEEFAYITGCVPFYMGLGYLRMARLAPPREERNWLLQEAMLCLRRR; encoded by the coding sequence GTGCGGCATGAACGGCATCTCGCCACCCTGCACCAGGGCGATCCGTTCAGGGACTGGCTCGTCTCGGTGCTCGACGGCCGCCTGCCCGACCCCTCGGCCCCGGCCGAGGTCTCCCTGATCAGGCCGGCCTCGCACACCGTCTGCCGCTACCGCTTTGCCGGCGGACCGGCGGTGGTCGCAAAGTTCTTCGCCGAACCGACCGGAGCGAACCACTGCTACGACCCGGAGAAGGCGATGAAGTCCGAGTTCCGTCTGCTCAGGCGGGCGGGAAAGGTGGTCCGGGTCGCCGAACCCCTTGCGATGAGGCGGGAGTTCAACTGCGTCCTGGTGACCGCCTTCGTGCCGGGCACGCCGCTCTCCGCCTGTCTGGGGGACGATCCTGCCCTCTACGGTCGCCTGACCGGCGTCGCCACCCTGCTCAGGCGGCTCCACGACCTGGAGTCGTCCCGGTACCGCAAGGAGCGGGAGTTCTCGAACGTCCATGACGTCCTCGACCAGAACCGCCTCTCCGGGGAGGAGCGGGAGTACTTCAACCGCCTGCTCGGGGAATGGTGGCATTCGGGCGCCCTTGACCGCGACCGCGGCTGCATGATCCACCGGGACGCCACGCCGGCAAACTATCTCTTCACAAACGACGGCGTCGTGGCGATCGATTTTGAATCCGCATGGACCGATGCCCACCCGGCCCACGACCCCGGGATCTTCTGCGCCGAGATGAAATTCGCCTTTCGTCGTCGCTGCGGCAACCCCGACGCCGCCGAGCCCTATATCGGCCACTTCCTCTGGAACTATGCCCGTTCCCCTGAGGAGTTTGCGTACATCACCGGGTGCGTCCCGTTTTACATGGGGCTCGGCTATCTCAGGATGGCGCGCCTGGCGCCCCCGCGGGAGGAACGAAACTGGCTTTTACAGGAGGCGATGCTCTGTCTGAGGCGCCGGTAG
- a CDS encoding HAD family hydrolase — protein sequence MQGIFFDCYDTLLDISIDERSPGPYRTLSSWLAYQGVSITPEDLQAAYRKRIRDEMQVRGGAHPEVRVEEVFAGICRDHAVWPIDFTALGVLLARSFRAATVRRICAFPSSRRLIAALSAYPLGVVSNGQRVFSEIELRMFGFYPFFQTVVFSSDVGCKKPDEAIFRVALERMHLEPEHVLFIGDSQSNDIIPSRRLGMQALHINEAWALFSV from the coding sequence GTGCAGGGGATCTTCTTCGACTGCTACGACACCCTGCTCGATATCAGCATCGACGAGCGGAGTCCCGGGCCGTACCGGACGCTCAGCTCCTGGCTTGCCTATCAGGGGGTCAGTATCACGCCCGAAGACCTGCAGGCGGCATACCGAAAACGGATCAGGGACGAGATGCAGGTGAGGGGCGGAGCGCACCCCGAGGTGCGGGTCGAGGAGGTCTTCGCCGGGATATGCCGGGACCATGCGGTCTGGCCCATTGATTTCACGGCGCTTGGCGTCCTGCTCGCCCGCTCCTTCAGGGCGGCGACCGTCAGGCGTATCTGCGCATTTCCCAGCAGTCGCCGCCTGATCGCCGCCCTCAGCGCATACCCCCTCGGGGTCGTCTCCAACGGCCAGCGGGTCTTCTCAGAGATCGAATTGCGGATGTTCGGCTTCTACCCGTTCTTCCAGACGGTCGTCTTCTCCTCTGACGTGGGGTGCAAAAAACCCGACGAGGCGATCTTTCGTGTGGCGCTCGAACGGATGCATCTCGAGCCCGAGCATGTTCTCTTCATCGGCGACTCGCAGAGCAACGATATCATCCCGTCGCGCCGTCTCGGGATGCAGGCCCTGCACATCAACGAGGCGTGGGCCCTCTTTTCGGTCTGA
- a CDS encoding HdeD family acid-resistance protein — MEETEIIIEMRSSREWGPFVVRGIAALLVGIVVLLWTGLTLEILMYLFGAMALIYGVMLVVFGSTQPVGRTSTTLAMLLGVLSAILGIAAIVWPWLMAAALVTLLAALSIVIGLSDIALAIFSVEGTGNRLLLGISGALSVVIGGIFMAFPIFGGLVFVALYLGVFAIAYGIISIITGISLRGEKTRA; from the coding sequence ATGGAAGAGACAGAAATCATCATTGAGATGAGAAGCAGCCGCGAATGGGGGCCCTTTGTCGTGCGCGGCATCGCCGCCCTCCTCGTCGGTATCGTCGTCCTCCTCTGGACCGGGCTCACCCTCGAGATCCTGATGTACCTCTTCGGGGCGATGGCGCTCATCTACGGCGTCATGCTCGTCGTCTTCGGATCGACGCAGCCGGTCGGCAGGACGAGCACGACCCTCGCCATGCTCCTCGGTGTCCTCTCGGCCATCCTCGGCATTGCGGCGATCGTCTGGCCCTGGCTCATGGCGGCCGCCCTGGTCACCCTCCTTGCGGCCCTCTCGATCGTCATCGGCCTCTCTGACATCGCCCTTGCGATCTTTTCCGTGGAGGGAACCGGGAACCGCCTGCTCCTCGGGATCTCCGGGGCGCTCTCCGTCGTCATCGGCGGCATCTTCATGGCATTCCCGATCTTCGGCGGCCTGGTGTTCGTCGCCCTGTACCTCGGCGTGTTTGCGATCGCCTACGGGATCATCTCCATCATCACCGGGATCTCCCTGCGGGGAGAGAAGACCCGGGCCTGA
- a CDS encoding DUF1614 domain-containing protein → MTPASFPAIAFIPFFSTDMILVLGLLMVPVLLLYLYIVVSEEAFELAGLKAWAALLMTLGALAGSLIDIPFMTIDGVTLAVNAGGCLIPLLISAELLARDRVEKGPALLSVLLVAAISYYFSVPTPGAGILMPFYIAPLAGAFAGILFTRAGIAAAGTAYIGGTMGTLLGADIFHLLTPGTVAHIAGGKAAVLSIGGAGVFDGIFLTGIFAVFLAAVVAHRIRNNEADVNNTHFGRDK, encoded by the coding sequence ATGACCCCTGCGTCGTTCCCGGCGATCGCCTTCATACCCTTCTTCTCAACTGATATGATCCTGGTGCTCGGGCTCCTGATGGTCCCGGTCCTCCTCCTCTACCTCTACATCGTCGTCAGCGAAGAGGCGTTCGAACTCGCGGGATTGAAGGCGTGGGCGGCCCTCCTGATGACCCTGGGAGCGCTTGCCGGGAGTTTGATCGACATCCCGTTCATGACGATCGACGGCGTCACCCTCGCCGTGAACGCCGGCGGGTGCCTGATCCCACTCCTGATCTCGGCCGAACTCCTCGCCAGGGACCGGGTCGAAAAAGGGCCGGCCCTCCTCTCGGTCCTGCTGGTGGCGGCGATCTCGTATTACTTCTCGGTGCCGACGCCAGGAGCAGGCATCCTGATGCCCTTTTATATCGCCCCGCTCGCAGGGGCGTTCGCCGGCATCCTCTTCACCAGGGCCGGGATCGCCGCCGCGGGCACCGCATACATCGGCGGGACGATGGGCACCCTGCTCGGCGCGGACATCTTCCATCTCCTCACGCCGGGAACGGTCGCCCATATCGCCGGGGGAAAAGCAGCCGTCCTCTCCATCGGGGGGGCCGGAGTATTCGACGGCATCTTTCTCACCGGCATCTTTGCGGTCTTTTTAGCGGCGGTCGTTGCGCACAGGATCCGGAATAACGAGGCGGACGTGAATAACACGCATTTCGGAAGAGATAAATAA